In Methylomonas sp. ZR1, one DNA window encodes the following:
- a CDS encoding EAL domain-containing protein, whose translation MAFPNYRWLDVAAILGLAGLYCLLAKIVLSYFSETGNITLVWFSGGLGLAALLLKGLCYWPGIFLGAFAAGLMVDDSLPLSFAIATGNTLESVTAAYLLKHQQRFSLDLTEPGHFIWLTLTGAACSLISAGIGPLALHQAGFIPLAAMPQAILHWWMADAFGIVTTTPILLVWRNWPKQWFAEKRGLEALLLIIVALFAGQVVFLDAFQPVFGKIARGYWMFLFAIWAALRFYRHGVTLIAGLITIQALFGAAHHLGFFGDDFEKSELLNLWFYILVLSWTGTTLALTLHKQQLITSGLSDSEKRLKAIIDYSPVPQAIYNAEGKFTLLNPAFSKAFGYTLEDIKTLDEWWPKAYPDPAYRQNIMETWLELTDKSRRVQSFETLQAEIHCKHGERRTVLAGSVSLGESYVGDNLAILFDITEQLKSEKALTESHLLLQTILETLPIRVFWKDLNSRYLGCNALFAGDAGQSSSSDLIGKDDSQLNWRDQAASYQADDRQVITSGVGKLAYEEPQTTPAGNTIWLRTSKIPLRNSDHAMIGILGIYEDITENKVREDALAQSVSLLKATLEATADGILVVSLQGQIVTYNQRFFELWQLPSTAVGEDKDDIKLLHLAVKQLKNPDAFFDKVQALYNHPAAESYDLIEFTDGRIFERYSKPQSIADKIVGRVWSFRDISNQHRTEQALQKKEYYQRALLDNIPHAIWLKDTDSRLLAVNQEFANVFSAVNPEALAGKNDFDIAPPELAESYVADDRRVMALRDKLIVEEEIVDRGVRKWFETYKAPVMDEQGQLLGTVGFARDISELRKTEENLRLAALVYHNSSEAMIVVDSDNTILSVNPAFTKMTGYTEAEVVGKNPHILSSGEHDTGFYRELWTTLQTTGAWRGEIKNRCKDGHLFVEELAINTIYDAEGKPLRRVALFSDITQRKQSEEQIWRQANFDPLTGLPNRRMFRDRLEQEIKKAHRMGQLFALLFIDLDRFKEINDTLGHDMGDKLLKETARRLQTCVRESDTVARLGGDEFTIILSELDCIEVSEPIAKNLLQKLSAPFSLDGELAYVSASIGITFYPNDSTDLSQLQKNADQAMYAAKNQGRNNYRFFTQALQDALEARAAMLGDLRIALANAQFLLCYQPIVDLLNGEVHKAEALLRWHHPKRGLISPAEFIPLAEETGLIREIGDWVFETAARQVQTWRSTIHPDFQISVNKSPVQFQSAEHAPEDWFNYLYRLGLSGQSIVVEITEGLLLDANLSVHNHLMAFRDAGMQVAIDDFGTGYSALSYLKKFDIDYLKIDQSFVRNLSQDSNDFVLCEAIIVMAHKLGLKVIAEGVETEQQRDLLAAIGCDYGQGYLFAKPLPAATFEQQFGKSA comes from the coding sequence ATGGCATTTCCCAATTACCGCTGGCTAGACGTTGCGGCAATACTCGGCTTGGCGGGGCTGTATTGCCTGTTAGCCAAAATTGTACTGTCTTATTTCTCAGAGACCGGTAACATCACCCTGGTGTGGTTTTCCGGCGGATTGGGATTGGCCGCCTTATTGCTGAAAGGCCTTTGCTATTGGCCAGGCATATTTCTGGGCGCGTTCGCCGCCGGCTTGATGGTAGACGACTCGCTCCCACTGTCTTTTGCCATTGCAACGGGCAACACACTGGAATCGGTGACAGCCGCCTACCTGCTAAAACACCAACAGCGTTTTTCTTTAGACTTAACCGAGCCAGGCCACTTTATCTGGCTAACCCTGACCGGCGCCGCTTGCTCGTTGATCAGTGCAGGCATTGGCCCTTTGGCTTTACATCAGGCCGGCTTCATACCGCTAGCGGCTATGCCGCAAGCGATTTTACATTGGTGGATGGCGGATGCGTTCGGTATTGTCACGACCACCCCGATATTATTGGTGTGGCGAAATTGGCCAAAGCAATGGTTTGCTGAAAAGCGCGGCCTGGAAGCGTTGCTGCTGATTATTGTTGCTTTGTTCGCCGGCCAAGTAGTATTTCTCGATGCTTTCCAGCCTGTCTTTGGCAAAATCGCCCGCGGTTACTGGATGTTTCTGTTTGCCATTTGGGCCGCCCTCCGTTTCTATCGCCATGGCGTGACACTGATTGCCGGCTTGATTACCATCCAAGCGCTATTCGGTGCCGCACATCATCTAGGCTTTTTCGGCGACGACTTTGAGAAAAGCGAATTGCTGAATCTTTGGTTTTATATATTGGTACTGTCCTGGACCGGCACCACTTTGGCACTTACTCTGCACAAGCAGCAGCTGATTACCTCAGGACTGAGCGATAGCGAAAAACGTTTGAAGGCTATCATCGACTACTCGCCAGTACCCCAGGCCATTTACAACGCCGAAGGCAAGTTCACATTGCTAAATCCGGCTTTCAGCAAAGCTTTCGGTTACACCTTGGAAGACATTAAAACGCTTGACGAATGGTGGCCCAAAGCCTATCCCGACCCCGCCTACCGCCAGAACATTATGGAAACCTGGCTGGAGTTGACTGATAAATCCCGTCGCGTGCAAAGTTTCGAAACCCTCCAAGCGGAAATTCATTGCAAACACGGCGAACGGCGCACGGTGCTCGCCGGTTCGGTATCCCTGGGCGAATCGTATGTCGGAGACAATCTGGCCATTTTGTTCGATATTACCGAGCAACTAAAATCCGAAAAAGCACTGACCGAATCCCATTTACTGTTGCAGACCATCCTGGAAACCTTACCAATCCGTGTATTCTGGAAAGACCTAAATTCTCGCTATTTGGGCTGTAACGCGCTATTTGCCGGCGATGCCGGACAATCCAGCTCCAGCGATTTAATCGGCAAGGACGACAGTCAACTGAATTGGCGAGATCAAGCCGCAAGTTACCAAGCAGATGATCGTCAGGTGATAACATCGGGGGTAGGCAAACTGGCGTATGAAGAACCCCAAACCACACCTGCCGGCAATACCATTTGGCTACGCACCTCGAAAATACCCTTGCGCAATTCCGATCATGCAATGATCGGCATTTTGGGGATCTACGAAGACATTACCGAAAACAAAGTCCGCGAAGACGCTTTAGCCCAATCGGTTTCCTTGCTAAAGGCTACGCTGGAAGCCACGGCCGACGGCATTTTGGTGGTCAGCCTGCAAGGTCAGATCGTCACTTACAATCAGCGTTTTTTTGAACTGTGGCAGTTGCCCAGCACGGCTGTTGGAGAAGATAAAGACGATATAAAACTTTTGCATTTAGCCGTTAAGCAGCTAAAAAATCCCGATGCGTTTTTCGACAAAGTTCAGGCTCTTTACAATCACCCCGCGGCAGAAAGTTACGATCTGATCGAGTTTACCGATGGCCGGATTTTTGAACGCTATTCCAAGCCACAAAGTATCGCCGACAAAATTGTCGGCCGCGTCTGGAGTTTTCGCGACATCAGTAATCAACATCGTACGGAACAAGCGCTGCAAAAGAAAGAATACTATCAACGCGCATTGCTGGATAACATTCCGCATGCGATTTGGCTAAAAGATACCGATAGCCGCCTGCTGGCCGTCAACCAGGAGTTCGCCAACGTATTTTCCGCGGTCAACCCGGAGGCGCTGGCGGGCAAAAACGATTTCGACATTGCCCCGCCGGAACTGGCCGAAAGCTACGTGGCCGATGACCGGCGCGTGATGGCTTTGCGAGACAAATTGATTGTCGAAGAGGAAATTGTTGATCGCGGCGTGCGCAAATGGTTCGAGACCTATAAAGCGCCTGTAATGGATGAGCAAGGTCAGTTACTGGGTACGGTTGGTTTTGCCCGCGATATCAGCGAGTTGCGCAAAACCGAAGAGAACCTGCGGCTGGCGGCCCTGGTTTATCACAACAGCAGTGAAGCGATGATAGTGGTGGATAGCGATAACACCATCCTCAGCGTCAACCCCGCATTTACCAAGATGACTGGGTATACGGAGGCTGAAGTTGTCGGTAAAAATCCCCATATTCTCAGTTCCGGCGAACATGATACGGGGTTTTACCGAGAATTATGGACCACGCTGCAAACGACCGGCGCGTGGCGCGGAGAAATAAAAAATCGCTGTAAGGATGGTCACTTGTTCGTCGAAGAGCTGGCCATCAACACCATTTATGATGCGGAAGGCAAGCCGCTACGCCGGGTCGCCCTGTTTTCCGACATCACTCAGCGTAAACAATCCGAGGAACAAATCTGGCGGCAAGCCAACTTCGATCCGCTCACCGGTCTGCCTAATCGGCGCATGTTCCGCGACCGTCTGGAACAGGAAATCAAAAAAGCCCACCGCATGGGGCAGTTGTTTGCGCTGTTGTTTATCGACCTGGACCGCTTCAAGGAAATCAACGATACGCTGGGCCACGACATGGGCGACAAATTACTGAAGGAAACCGCGCGGCGCTTGCAGACCTGCGTCCGGGAGTCCGATACCGTGGCGCGCTTGGGCGGCGACGAATTCACGATTATCTTGAGCGAGCTGGACTGCATCGAAGTCTCCGAACCGATAGCTAAAAACCTACTGCAAAAACTCAGTGCGCCGTTTAGCTTGGACGGCGAACTAGCTTATGTCTCTGCGAGTATCGGCATCACGTTTTATCCAAACGACAGCACCGATTTAAGCCAGTTACAAAAAAATGCGGATCAGGCCATGTACGCCGCCAAAAACCAGGGCCGAAACAACTACCGCTTCTTTACCCAAGCCTTACAGGACGCGCTGGAAGCCCGCGCCGCGATGCTCGGCGACTTACGTATCGCGCTGGCCAACGCGCAATTTTTGCTGTGCTATCAACCTATCGTCGACTTGCTGAACGGCGAAGTCCACAAAGCGGAAGCCTTGCTACGCTGGCATCATCCAAAGCGTGGCTTGATTAGCCCCGCCGAATTCATACCGCTGGCGGAAGAAACCGGTTTAATCAGAGAAATCGGTGATTGGGTATTCGAAACCGCGGCACGACAAGTGCAAACTTGGCGAAGCACTATCCACCCTGACTTCCAAATCAGCGTCAACAAATCACCGGTGCAATTTCAAAGCGCCGAGCATGCCCCTGAAGACTGGTTCAATTATTTGTATCGACTGGGATTGTCGGGCCAAAGTATTGTGGTAGAAATTACTGAAGGCTTGCTGCTGGACGCCAATCTTTCTGTACACAATCATTTGATGGCGTTCCGCGACGCCGGTATGCAAGTAGCGATAGACGACTTCGGCACCGGCTATTCCGCATTGTCCTATCTGAAAAAATTCGACATCGATTATTTGAAGATAGACCAGTCGTTCGTCCGCAATTTATCGCAGGATTCGAACGACTTCGTGCTCTGCGAAGCCATCATCGTGATGGCGCATAAATTGGGCTTAAAAGTTATCGCGGAAGGTGTGGAAACCGAGCAACAACGTGATTTGCTGGCCGCTATCGGCTGCGATTACGGTCAGGGTTATCTGTTTGCCAAACCGCTGCCGGCGGCAACATTTGAACAACAATTCGGTAAATCAGCATAG
- the nadA gene encoding quinolinate synthase NadA: protein MTAALPIHDYALLDDAECAARIEAAKAKLGKRCIILGHHYQRDEVFKHADIFGDSLKLSREAAQSEAEYIVFCGVHFMAEVADILSRPEQIAILPDLAAGCSMADMANKVKVQQCWDELAKVIDVENTVTPVTYINSAADLKAFCGQHDGIVCTSSNAEKILKWSFAKREKVLFFPDQHLGRNTGYRMGIPLEQMVTWDFNKPEGGLTEQQIRDAKIILWKGHCSVHQAFQPEQIDAFKEKHPETIVISHPEACFEVCEKSDYIGSTEMILKIVREAEANTRWLVATELNLVNRLNQECKAQGKSVHFMAPTLSMCSTMFRTDPQHLCWVLENLAAGHVVNQVSVPAEQAALAKKTLDNMLLAS, encoded by the coding sequence ATGACTGCTGCCTTACCTATCCATGATTACGCCCTGCTCGATGATGCCGAATGTGCCGCGCGCATAGAAGCCGCCAAAGCCAAACTCGGCAAACGCTGCATTATTCTGGGCCATCATTACCAACGCGACGAAGTATTCAAACATGCGGATATATTCGGCGACTCATTGAAATTATCGCGGGAAGCGGCGCAATCGGAAGCCGAATACATCGTCTTTTGCGGCGTGCATTTCATGGCGGAAGTGGCGGACATTTTGTCGCGGCCGGAGCAAATCGCGATTTTGCCGGATTTGGCGGCCGGCTGTTCGATGGCGGACATGGCCAATAAGGTCAAAGTCCAACAATGCTGGGACGAGTTGGCGAAAGTGATTGATGTGGAAAATACCGTCACCCCGGTGACTTACATCAATTCCGCCGCCGATTTAAAAGCGTTTTGCGGGCAGCATGACGGTATTGTCTGTACCTCTTCCAACGCCGAAAAAATCCTGAAATGGAGCTTTGCCAAACGCGAAAAAGTATTGTTCTTCCCCGATCAGCATTTGGGCCGCAATACCGGCTACCGGATGGGCATCCCGCTGGAACAAATGGTAACCTGGGATTTCAATAAACCGGAGGGCGGTTTGACCGAACAGCAAATCCGCGATGCCAAGATTATTCTTTGGAAGGGTCATTGTTCCGTACATCAAGCCTTCCAGCCGGAGCAAATCGACGCCTTCAAGGAAAAACACCCGGAAACCATCGTTATTTCCCATCCCGAAGCCTGTTTTGAAGTCTGCGAAAAATCCGATTACATCGGTTCCACTGAAATGATTTTGAAAATCGTCCGCGAAGCCGAAGCCAATACCCGTTGGTTGGTAGCGACCGAGCTGAATCTGGTCAATCGCCTGAATCAGGAATGCAAGGCACAAGGCAAAAGCGTGCATTTCATGGCGCCTACTTTAAGTATGTGCTCAACGATGTTCCGCACCGATCCGCAGCATCTGTGCTGGGTGCTGGAAAATCTGGCGGCCGGGCATGTGGTCAACCAAGTCTCCGTGCCTGCCGAGCAGGCGGCGCTGGCGAAAAAGACTTTGGATAATATGCTGCTGGCGTCTTAA
- a CDS encoding DUF2780 domain-containing protein, with translation MKVLQGFTAVGVLAVISACAPVQQQVSDQTFALGGSPAVYGAAGSIAGAVGQANQLGLIDILVGQLGISPQQALGGVGSIFSVAQQRMNPGDFSQLSNALPDMDRYLSSVPQQVSTTGSQSLLGAAGGLMGGQLGSLANLAGSFQSLGMNPSMVSQFVPVVLQYVQNQSGAGAMSLLQHALY, from the coding sequence ATGAAGGTTTTGCAAGGTTTTACAGCAGTCGGTGTTCTCGCGGTCATCAGCGCTTGCGCACCGGTGCAACAGCAGGTTTCAGATCAGACTTTTGCCTTGGGCGGGTCGCCAGCCGTCTATGGTGCAGCAGGTTCTATCGCCGGTGCGGTGGGGCAGGCCAACCAACTAGGGTTAATCGATATTCTGGTTGGGCAATTGGGCATCAGCCCGCAGCAAGCGCTGGGTGGCGTGGGGTCAATTTTTTCAGTGGCGCAGCAACGCATGAATCCCGGTGACTTTTCGCAATTGAGCAATGCCCTACCGGATATGGACCGCTATTTGTCCTCGGTACCGCAACAGGTTTCCACTACCGGCTCGCAATCGTTGCTGGGCGCTGCGGGCGGGTTAATGGGCGGGCAACTTGGCAGTCTGGCGAATTTAGCCGGATCGTTTCAATCTTTGGGTATGAATCCGTCCATGGTCAGCCAGTTTGTGCCGGTGGTTTTACAATATGTACAAAACCAAAGCGGTGCTGGGGCTATGAGTTTGCTTCAGCACGCTTTATATTGA
- the rnd gene encoding ribonuclease D — translation MTIQYINRPDQLDSLCQLISQEPWIALDTEFLREKTYYPKFCLLQIAAPGWVACVDPLAIADLTPLLEAIYNPNIVKVLHSCRQDLEIFYQITGKIPGPIFDTQIAAPLLGFQENPGYAMLVSSFLNVNLSKAHTRTDWSERPLSQDQIQYAADDVIYLCKIYKIMCEQLAKLGRANWLESDFALLNDPELYQLSPENAWLKIRGKNKLTGKQLSIMQSLTEWRERTAQQENKPRSWLLQDDLLLELGKLQPVTLADLAKIRNINDRTVNRYGKTICELIDIAKQRPPKPLAEKDQAGKKTQQHEAILDVLSAVVRIRAEENSLNPIILATRKDLEQLLSGDEDCLLLHGWRYNMAGRELQGLLRGDLTLSLKPDGVVISAV, via the coding sequence ATGACTATTCAATATATCAACCGCCCGGATCAACTCGATAGCCTTTGCCAACTGATCAGCCAGGAGCCCTGGATCGCCCTGGATACCGAATTTCTTCGCGAGAAAACCTATTACCCCAAGTTTTGTTTACTGCAAATAGCCGCGCCGGGCTGGGTGGCTTGTGTCGATCCGTTAGCGATTGCCGATTTAACGCCGCTGTTAGAGGCGATTTACAATCCCAATATTGTCAAAGTGTTGCATTCCTGCCGGCAGGATCTGGAAATTTTTTACCAGATTACCGGCAAAATTCCGGGCCCGATTTTCGATACGCAGATTGCCGCGCCGCTGCTGGGTTTTCAGGAAAATCCGGGTTATGCGATGCTGGTATCCAGCTTTTTAAACGTCAATCTCAGCAAGGCGCATACTCGTACCGACTGGTCGGAGCGGCCCTTGAGCCAGGATCAAATTCAGTATGCCGCCGACGATGTGATTTACCTGTGCAAGATTTACAAAATCATGTGCGAGCAACTGGCTAAATTAGGGCGTGCAAATTGGCTGGAAAGTGATTTTGCGCTGTTGAACGATCCGGAGCTATACCAACTCTCGCCGGAAAATGCCTGGTTGAAGATTCGTGGCAAAAACAAGCTGACCGGTAAGCAATTGTCTATCATGCAAAGCCTTACCGAATGGCGCGAACGCACCGCCCAGCAAGAAAACAAACCGCGCAGTTGGTTGTTGCAGGATGATTTGCTGCTGGAACTGGGCAAATTACAACCCGTGACCTTGGCCGATCTAGCCAAGATCCGCAACATTAACGACCGCACCGTCAATCGTTACGGCAAAACGATTTGCGAATTGATCGACATTGCCAAACAACGTCCGCCCAAACCCTTGGCCGAAAAGGATCAAGCCGGCAAGAAAACTCAACAGCATGAAGCGATACTGGATGTACTCAGCGCCGTGGTCAGAATCCGTGCTGAGGAAAACTCGCTGAATCCCATCATCTTGGCTACCCGCAAGGATTTGGAGCAATTACTGTCCGGCGATGAGGATTGCTTGTTGTTGCACGGCTGGCGTTACAACATGGCCGGCCGGGAGTTGCAGGGCTTATTGCGCGGTGACTTAACCTTGAGCTTGAAGCCGGATGGTGTGGTGATTAGTGCGGTTTAG
- a CDS encoding TMEM165/GDT1 family protein, with translation MEYLTAFITQISTLNFAELLATGGTSFALIAAAEIGDKSQLVCMTLASKHRPTPVLLGAIAAFALLNTLAVVFGAAIATWLPEYLVAATVALLFAAFGLHALLNHDEDDDNEEIVEKSGHGIFFTTFLLITVAEFGDKTQLAVVAFSSTAQPIAVWLGSTLALAFTSALGVLAGRTVLQKIPLSLLHKASGVFFLILSAVAAYKAYESLLAAGLLPQL, from the coding sequence ATGGAATACCTAACCGCATTCATCACCCAAATAAGCACCTTAAACTTTGCGGAATTGCTCGCGACCGGCGGCACCAGCTTTGCACTGATAGCCGCCGCAGAAATTGGCGATAAAAGCCAACTGGTATGCATGACCCTGGCCTCCAAGCACAGACCGACTCCGGTGTTATTAGGAGCGATTGCCGCGTTCGCGCTGCTGAACACTTTGGCGGTGGTTTTTGGTGCGGCGATTGCAACATGGTTACCGGAATATCTGGTCGCGGCCACCGTCGCCCTGCTGTTTGCCGCATTCGGTCTGCATGCTTTGCTCAACCACGACGAAGACGATGACAACGAAGAAATCGTCGAGAAAAGTGGCCACGGCATTTTCTTTACGACCTTTTTATTGATCACCGTCGCCGAATTTGGCGATAAAACTCAATTGGCTGTCGTGGCATTCAGCAGTACCGCGCAACCGATTGCAGTTTGGCTGGGCTCGACGCTGGCGCTGGCGTTTACGTCCGCACTGGGCGTGCTGGCTGGCCGCACCGTGTTGCAAAAAATCCCCCTGTCCTTGCTGCATAAAGCCAGCGGCGTGTTTTTCCTGATTTTGTCGGCAGTTGCGGCCTATAAAGCCTACGAAAGCTTGCTGGCTGCGGGTTTGCTCCCCCAACTTTAG
- a CDS encoding ZIP family metal transporter encodes MLNIQKTLEDYYLRLQAHPKYLHVMTLPLMQRWGVFIGLFLLSQILVFGSLYLIFDKVVVIGFLASVLAGLATGIGALPALFFKNISDRLFNGLLGAAAGVMLAATAFSLLVPGLDYGEQIWPGKGLWIVSAGMLIGALFLHVADSRLPHLHFDSVSDHSLDSLQKISLFIIAITIHNFPEGMSVGVSFGSGDMNNGLVLSIAIALQNLPEGLAVALPLVGLGYNKWKAVAIATLTGLVEPVGGLLGITMVTVFSSILPIAMGFAAGAMLFVISEEIIPETHAKGRSRIATFSLMAGFIIMMILDKILT; translated from the coding sequence ATGCTGAATATTCAAAAAACGCTCGAAGACTATTATCTTCGCTTGCAAGCCCATCCTAAATACCTGCATGTGATGACCTTGCCGCTGATGCAACGTTGGGGGGTGTTTATCGGTTTGTTTTTGCTCTCGCAAATCCTGGTATTCGGCAGCCTGTACCTTATTTTTGACAAAGTGGTGGTGATCGGCTTTCTGGCCAGCGTGCTGGCTGGATTAGCTACCGGCATCGGCGCCTTGCCGGCCTTGTTCTTTAAAAATATTTCCGACCGGCTATTCAACGGCTTGCTGGGCGCCGCAGCGGGCGTAATGCTGGCGGCCACCGCGTTTTCGCTACTGGTGCCCGGCTTGGATTACGGCGAACAAATCTGGCCCGGCAAAGGCTTGTGGATCGTTTCCGCCGGCATGCTGATCGGCGCGCTGTTTTTACATGTTGCCGACAGCCGATTGCCGCATCTGCATTTTGATTCAGTCAGCGATCATTCCCTGGATTCGCTGCAAAAAATCTCTTTATTCATCATCGCCATCACCATCCATAACTTCCCGGAAGGCATGTCGGTCGGCGTCAGCTTTGGCTCCGGCGATATGAACAATGGCTTGGTGTTGTCTATTGCCATTGCCTTGCAAAATTTGCCGGAAGGCCTGGCAGTCGCCCTGCCCCTAGTCGGCCTGGGTTACAACAAATGGAAAGCCGTCGCCATCGCCACGTTGACAGGCTTGGTGGAACCGGTGGGCGGCCTATTGGGCATTACCATGGTCACGGTATTTTCGTCGATATTGCCGATTGCAATGGGGTTTGCAGCCGGTGCGATGTTGTTCGTCATCAGCGAAGAAATCATCCCGGAGACGCACGCCAAAGGCCGCTCGCGCATCGCTACATTTTCATTAATGGCCGGTTTCATCATCATGATGATCCTGGACAAAATACTGACATAA
- a CDS encoding TonB-dependent receptor, whose protein sequence is MKKVALGVLPLFSMLPLAEAIAAEVATNLEEVEVVAVTPLQFGGVDINKIPANVQTVSAEKLQEAQALSLADYMNRYLGSVNINDAQNNPLQPDVQYRGFSASPLMGLPQGLATYVNGIRFNEPFGDMINWDLIPNGAIDNMSLQPASNPAFGLNALGGSININTKTGFSAPGHSFEAQGGSWDRHSEELTSGWNNGTWGYFLDAKYFNEKGWRAHSPSEAKQGFGTLSWRGVKSGLDLSIAGSDNTLRGNGALPQEMLAFGRDQVFTHPDITRNRMMLVSLAGDTWLNDHNQLSGTMYYRRNKIGTYNGDGSEFGECIDEGAGEDNFLCAESGGELDDEGLFDLGGSNIAASPAVEGGTINTSSTLQQSFGFALQNAFDHKIFGRNNHLVGGASFDHGNARYHADTQLGSLTADRGVSGGGVLLQDAHVRLTTETDHYGVFLTDTYSLTDKLDLTVSGRYNQSHIKLRDHVGDDLNGSHSFDRFNPAAGLTYAFMPELTFFGNYSESSRVPTPMELSCANPDDPCRLPNAFVSDPPLKQVVANTFETGVRGRLKNLLPGYMDWNLALFRTINNNDIIFKSTGGVGSNVGYFDNVGSTLRQGVEVGLAGNFYERWRWSSHYTYIDASFETPFLGSSPNNPLADGDGNIQVQAGDKLPGIPAHQFKFSTDFDIVSAWTLGMDMNYNSSQYLRGDEANLTAKLPGFVVFNLRSEYRFNKNVALFGKVSNLFDRQYANFGTWGNTGDVLDGVGFPGDQQSRFVGVGAPRAAWIGIRLTM, encoded by the coding sequence ATGAAAAAAGTTGCGCTCGGCGTGCTGCCATTGTTCAGCATGCTGCCCTTAGCCGAAGCCATAGCCGCGGAAGTTGCGACCAATCTGGAGGAAGTGGAAGTTGTGGCGGTAACGCCTTTACAATTCGGCGGCGTCGATATCAATAAAATTCCGGCGAATGTACAAACAGTGTCAGCCGAGAAATTGCAGGAAGCCCAAGCCCTGTCTCTGGCGGACTACATGAACCGCTATCTCGGCAGCGTCAACATCAACGATGCGCAAAACAACCCCTTGCAACCGGACGTGCAATACCGCGGCTTCAGCGCCTCACCGCTGATGGGCTTACCGCAAGGCTTGGCAACTTACGTCAACGGTATTCGTTTCAATGAACCGTTCGGCGACATGATCAACTGGGACTTAATTCCCAATGGCGCCATCGACAATATGAGCCTGCAACCGGCATCGAACCCGGCGTTTGGTTTGAATGCGCTGGGTGGTTCAATCAACATCAACACCAAGACCGGTTTCTCGGCACCCGGCCACAGTTTCGAAGCCCAAGGCGGCTCCTGGGACCGCCATTCCGAAGAACTCACCAGCGGTTGGAACAACGGCACCTGGGGCTATTTCCTGGATGCCAAATATTTCAACGAAAAAGGCTGGCGCGCCCACTCCCCGAGCGAAGCCAAACAAGGCTTCGGCACCCTGAGTTGGCGCGGCGTTAAATCCGGCCTGGATTTAAGCATCGCCGGCAGCGACAACACCTTGCGCGGCAACGGCGCCCTTCCTCAGGAAATGCTGGCATTCGGCCGCGATCAGGTATTTACGCATCCCGACATTACCCGCAACCGGATGATGCTGGTGTCGCTGGCCGGCGATACCTGGCTGAACGACCACAATCAATTATCCGGTACGATGTACTACCGCCGGAACAAGATCGGCACCTATAACGGCGATGGTAGCGAATTTGGCGAATGTATTGATGAAGGCGCTGGCGAGGACAACTTTTTGTGCGCCGAATCCGGTGGCGAGTTGGACGATGAGGGCTTGTTCGATCTAGGCGGCAGTAATATAGCTGCCTCACCAGCGGTCGAGGGCGGCACCATCAACACTTCCAGCACGCTACAGCAATCGTTCGGCTTTGCCTTGCAAAATGCTTTCGACCACAAAATATTCGGCCGCAACAACCATCTGGTAGGCGGGGCCAGTTTCGACCACGGCAACGCCCGCTATCACGCCGACACCCAGCTGGGTTCGTTAACCGCTGATCGCGGGGTGTCAGGGGGCGGGGTATTGCTGCAAGACGCCCATGTCCGCCTGACTACCGAGACCGATCATTACGGCGTATTTTTAACCGATACCTATTCCTTGACCGACAAACTGGATCTGACCGTCTCCGGCCGTTACAACCAATCCCATATTAAACTGCGCGACCATGTCGGCGACGACCTGAACGGCTCGCACTCATTCGACCGCTTCAATCCAGCGGCGGGTCTGACCTACGCCTTCATGCCGGAATTGACATTCTTCGGTAACTACAGCGAATCGTCGCGGGTGCCGACACCGATGGAGTTAAGCTGCGCCAACCCGGACGACCCTTGCCGTTTGCCGAATGCTTTCGTATCCGATCCGCCTCTCAAGCAAGTAGTCGCCAATACCTTCGAAACCGGGGTGCGCGGCCGGTTGAAAAACTTGCTGCCCGGCTACATGGACTGGAATTTGGCTTTATTCCGCACCATCAACAATAACGACATCATCTTCAAGAGCACCGGCGGTGTCGGCAGCAATGTCGGTTATTTCGACAATGTCGGCTCTACCTTACGCCAAGGTGTAGAAGTGGGATTGGCGGGTAATTTTTACGAGCGCTGGCGCTGGTCTAGCCATTACACCTATATCGATGCCAGCTTCGAAACGCCGTTTCTGGGCAGCAGCCCCAACAATCCGCTGGCGGATGGCGACGGCAATATCCAGGTACAGGCCGGCGACAAGCTACCCGGCATCCCAGCCCATCAGTTCAAGTTCAGCACCGACTTCGACATCGTCTCCGCCTGGACTCTGGGAATGGATATGAATTACAACAGCTCGCAATATCTGCGCGGCGACGAAGCCAATTTGACGGCCAAGCTGCCGGGATTCGTCGTATTTAATTTGCGTAGCGAATACCGCTTCAACAAAAACGTCGCGCTGTTCGGTAAAGTGAGCAATTTGTTCGACCGCCAATATGCCAATTTCGGCACCTGGGGCAATACCGGGGATGTACTTGACGGCGTGGGATTTCCAGGCGACCAACAAAGCCGCTTCGTTGGGGTCGGCGCACCGCGCGCCGCTTGGATAGGCATTCGCCTGACGATGTAG